The Setaria italica strain Yugu1 chromosome IX, Setaria_italica_v2.0, whole genome shotgun sequence genome has a window encoding:
- the LOC101768777 gene encoding CBL-interacting protein kinase 7, whose amino-acid sequence MAGTKSKSSSKAGSPLLGKYELGRLLGRGTFAKVYHARCLAGGDPVAVKVLDKPELSATGMAVRVLREVSAMRRLRHPNVLRLHEVLATRSKVYLVMELAPGGDLLSRLASLPTRRLPEQAARRVFLQLVSALIYSHARGVFHRDVKPQNVLIDADGNLKVSDFGLAALPDSLRDDGHLHTACGTPAFTAPEVLRRKAYDGAKADAWSCGVILFVLLAGHLPFDDANIADMCRKAHRREYVVPRWVSQPARRLVSRLLDPNPATRLAVAELASHPWFKRSLSVDSQLGGLLGGQAERELAFQAPPALNAFDIISMSPGLDLSGLFGDNRRTREKRFMTTASPEQTVERLGQAGAKLGYFMVGKKGAERLPLGGLSGLVAMSMEMLEVSAELMLVELRLEAGDGDEAEAFGWEDLRVELGDVVTAWHVCEEAGSGGGGALGCKCLFGLGVPELVVIAGVAALVFGPKQLPEIGRNIGKTVKSFQQAAKEFETELKKEPGEGGDQPPPATPTAVGDGEEKKGLEASSSSKEST is encoded by the exons ATGGCCGGCACCAAGAGCAAGTCGTCCTCCAAGGCCGGCTCGCCCCTCCTCGGCAAGTACGAGCTCGGCCGCCTCCTGGGCCGCGGCACCTTCGCCAAGGTCTACCACGCGCGCTGCCTCGCGGGGGGCGACCCCGTGGCCGTCAAGGTGCTCGACAAGCCCGAGCTGTCCGCCACGGGCATGGCGGTGCGCGTCCTGCGCGAGGTCTCCGCcatgcgccgcctccgccaccccaACGTGCTCCGCCTCCACGAGGTGCTCGCCACGCGCTCCAAGGTGTACCTCGTCATGGAGCTCGCCCCCGGCGGGGACCTcctgtcccggctggcctcccTGCCGACGCGCAGGCTCCCCGAGCAAGCGGCGCGGCGGGTGTTCCTGCAGCTGGTGTCGGCGCTCATCTACAGCCACGCGCGCGGGGTGTTCCACCGCGACGTCAAGCCGCAGAACGTGCTCATCGACGCCGACGGCAACCTCAAGGTCTCCGACTTCGGGCTCGCCGCGCTCCCGGACTCGCTCCGCGACGACGGCCACCTGCACACGGCCTGCGGCACCCCGGCTTTCACGGCCCCCGAGGTGCTCCGCCGCAAGGCCTACGACGGCGCCAAGGCCGACGCCTGGTCCTGCGGCGTCatcctcttcgtcctcctcgccggccacctcccctTCGACGACGCCAACATCGCCGACATGTGCCGCAAGGCGCACCGCCGCGAGTACGTCGTCCCGCGGTGGGTGTCGcagccggcgcgccgcctcgtGTCCCGCCTGCTCGACCCGAACCCGGCGACGCGCCTCGCCGTGGCGGAGCTCGCCAGCCACCCCTGGTTCAAGCGCTCGCTCAGCGTCGACTCGCAGCTCGGCGGCCTCCTGGGCGGCCAGGCGGAGCGCGAGCTGGCGTTCCAGGCCCCGCCGGCGCTCAACGCCTTCGACATCATCTCCATGTCCCCGGGGCTCGACCTGTCCGGGCTGTTCGGCGACAACCGGCGGACCCGGGAGAAGCGGTTCATGACGACGGCGTCGCCGGAGCAGACGGTGGAGCGGCTCGGGCAGGCGGGCGCGAAGCTCGGCTACTTCATggtggggaagaagggggcggagCGCCTGCCGCTGGGCGGCCTGTCGGGGCTGGTGGCGATGTCGATGGAGATGTTGGAGGTGTCGGCGGAGCTGATGCTCGTGGAGCTGAGGCtggaggccggcgacggcgacgaggccgaGGCGTTCGGGTGGGAGGACCTCAGGGTGGAGCTCGGCGACGTGGTCACGGCGTGGCACGTCTGCGAAGAAG CCGGTTCGGGGGGAGGCGGCGCGCTCGGGTGCAAGTGCCTGTTCGGGTTGGGGGTTCCCGAGCTTGTGGTcatcgccggcgtcgccgcgctGGTGTTCGGGCCCAAGCAGCTCCCCGAGATCGGCCGCAACATCGGCAAGACCGTCAAGAGCTTCCAGCAG GCAGCTAAGGAGTTTGAGACTGAACTGAAGAAAGAGCCTGGGGAAGGTGGCGACCAGCCCCCACCTGCAACCCCCACGGCGGTAGGCGACGGGGAGGAGAAAAAGGGGCTTGAGGCATCGTCAAGTAGCAAGGAGAGCACATGA
- the LOC101769188 gene encoding protein OSB2, chloroplastic — translation MAILAVASPLKTLNPSPADPRRRRLSYSLLRLPPPVPRGRRLWCSAQYGETAAPPTTTPRPAEIPWSRELCNSVRLIGTVGTEVELRQLPSGSAVARGRLAVWKSATETTWVTLQFWDDLALVASEHVKKGDRIFVSGRLVSDTVDEGPEKRHVYYKVAVQQLNFIESMQPVRLYEPEASDDNPGGSRGGYFDSTSSSSEDKNRDNISSSSRSTEELWQAFFANPLDWWDNRTNKKNPRYPDFKHKHTGEALWVDGRNNPNWVISQLAVLDSRMGSLQDNERKPVSYMYADDFMTLDGSR, via the exons ATGGctatcctcgccgtcgcctccccgctcaaaaccctaaaccctagccCCGCGGACCCCCGCCGCAGGCGCCTCTCATATTCCCtgctccgcctcccgccgccggtgCCACGAGGGCGCCGCCTCTGGTGCTCCGCGCAGTACGGCGAGACCGCGGCACCGCCCacgacgacgccgcggccggcggagaTACCCTGGAGCAGGGAGCTCTGCAACTCGGTGCGGCTCATCGGGACGGTGGGCACCGAAGTCGAGCTGCGGCAGCTGCCCAGCGGCTCCGCCGTCGCGCGGGGGCGCCTCGCCGTCTGGAAGTCGGCCACCGAGACTACATG GGTGACTCTACAGTTTTGGGATGATCTCGCCCTTGTGGCCTCTGAGCATGTGAAGAAGGGTGACCGGATATTTGTTTCTGGACGGCTTGTGTCAGATACTGTTGATGAGGGGCCTGAGAAGCGGCATGTTTACTACAAG GTTGCAGTTCAACAGTTGAATTTCATCGAGTCCATGCAGCCAGTTCGGTTGTATGAACCAGAGGCAAGCGATGATAACCCAG GTGGAAGCCGTGGTGGTTATTTTGATTCTACCTCTAGTTCATCTGAGGATAAGAATAGGGATAATATCAGTTCGTCCTCTCGATCAACTGAAGAGCTGTGGCAAGCCTTCTTTGCTAATCCACTTGACTGGTGGGATAACAGGACAAATAAG AAGAACCCAAGGTATCCAGACTTCAAGCATAAGCACACTGGAGAAGCACTGTGGGTTGATGGGAGGAACAACCCCAACTGGGTTATATCTCAGCTGGCAGTTCTGGACTCAAGAATGGGTTCTCTGCAAGACAATGAGAGAAAACCAGTCTCCTATATGTACGCTGACGACTTCATGACACTGGATGGCAGCCGATAG